The Prevotella sp. E2-28 genome includes the window AGAAGAAGCTGAGCGTACTGCCCACAGCTTGAAGCCAGTCCTATAGCTCAGTTGGTTAGAGCGCCACACTGATAATGTGGAGGTCGGCAGTTCAAGTCTGCCTGGGACTACGATTTCTCTAGAAGATCCTCGGGGGATTAGCTCAGCTGGCTAGAGCACCTGCTTTGCAAGCAGGGGGTCAACGGTTCGAATCCGTTATTCTCCACGATGTACAGACAACCTCTGAGATTCAGTGTTTCATGTTTAATGTTTAATGTACAAGAGATCTTTGACATATTGACACACAAGACTGTAAGTAAAGACTTTGATAAGTCAAACTGAGTAGATTAATAATCTCAAAATTACAGCTGAAAGTATGAGCTATACGTTGAATGTTTAATGTTTAGTCATTAATGTTTAATGTATATAGGCGAAAGCAAGTTAGGGCGTCTGGTGGATGCCTTGGCTCTCGGAGGCGATGAAGGACGTGATAAGCTGCGATAAGCTCGGGGTAGATGCAAATAATCTTTGATCCCGAGATTTCCGAATGGGACAACCCAGCAGTCTGAAGGACTGTTATTCTTACAAAGGTAAGAAGGCAAACGGGGGGAACTGAAACATCTTAGTACCCCCAGGAAGAGAAAATAAACAATGATTCCCCTAGTAGTGGCGAGCGAACGGGGAAGAGCCCAAACCGTTTATGTAGCAATGCATATGCGGGGTAGTAGGACCACGGCGTGGTACTCTGATCATGAGCAGAATGTTCTGGAAAGTTCAACCATAGAAGATGAAAGTTCTGTACGCGAAGTGAGACGAGGCCTAGTGGTATCCTGAGTAACGCGGAGCACGAGGAATTCTGCGCGAATCCGCCGGGACCATCCGGTAAGGCTAAATACTCCCGAGAGACCGATAGCGAACGAGTACCGTGAGGGAAAGGTGAAAAGCACCCCTATTAGGGGAGTGAAATAGTACCTGAAACCAGTCGCCTACAAGCGGTCGGAGCTTATTTATTAAGTGACGGCGTGCCTTTTGCATAATGAACCTACGAGTTACCATGTCCGGCGAGGTTAAGTTCTTCTGGAACGCAACCGCAGTGAAAGCGAGGCTGAAGAGGCCGCCCAAGTCGGATGGGGTAGACGCGAAACCGAGTGATCTACACATGTCCAGGATGAAGTCCCGGTAACACGGGATGGAGGTCCGCACCGATAAGCGTTGAAAAGCTTCCGGATGAGGTGTGTGTAGGAGTGAAAGGCCAATCAAACTCGGAGATAGCTCGTACTCCCCGAAAGGCATTTAGGTGCCGCGTGCCATGTTCAGCATGAGAGGTAGAGCGACCGATAGGTCAAGAGGGCTTCACCGCCTATCGAGACCTGACGAACTCCGAATGCTCATGCTCCGCAGTGGTGCAGTAAGGGGGCGGGTGCTAAGGTCCGTCCCCGAGAGGAGAAGAATCCAGACCGCCGTCTAAGGTCCCGGAATCCTGTCTGAGTTAGTCTAACGAAGTCTGGTCTCGATGACAGCTAGGATGTTGGCTTGGAAGCAGCCATTCATTCAAAGAGTGCGTAACAGCTCACTAGTCGAGAGACCGGGCATGGATAATAATCGGGTATAAGACAGGTACCGAAGGCGCGGGATAGCAATAATAAAAGTATCGGTAGGGGAGCATTCCATCGGCGCAGAAGGTGAAGGATGACCTTCACTGGAGCTTATGGAAAAGCAAATGTAGGTATAAGTAACGATAAGACGGGTGAGATTCCCGTCCGCCATAAGACTAAGGTTTCCCGGGCGATGTCAATCACCCCGGGGTGAGTCGGGTCCTAAGTATAAGCCGAACGGCGAGTGCGATGGCTGACACGGTTAATATTCCGTGACTACCATACGGGGCGACGTGGTGACGGAGCAGTGACACTGCCGCGCGCTGACGGAATAGCGCGTTGAAGCGTGTAGATGTTGATATGGGCAGGCAAATCCACCCATTGAGTCGAACGTGACAGTACGGGGTCTTCTTCGGAAGAACCTGATAGTGCAGGTAATCATACTCCCGAGAAAAACCGCTAAGCTTAACCCGTGTGGTACCCGTACCGCAAACGGACACACGTAGTCGGGTAGAACATACTAAGGCGTTGAGAGATTCGTGGCTAAGGAACTAGGCAAACTGACCCTGTAACTTCGGGATAAAGGGTCCTCGTTTCGGCGAGGCGCAGAGAATAGGTCCAGGCAACTGTTTAACAAAAACACAGGGCTGTGCAAACTCGAAAGATGAGGTATACAGCCTGACACCTGCCCGGTGCTGGAAGGTTAAGAGGAGATGTCAGCCGCAAGGTGAAGCATTGAATTGAAGCCCCAGTAAACGGCGGCCGTAACTATAACGGTCCTAAGGTAGCGAAATTCCTTGTCGGGTAAGTTCCGACCTGCACGAATGGTGTAATGATCCGGACGCTGTCTCGGCCACGATCTCAGTGAAATTGTAGTATCGGTGAAGATGCCGATTACCCGCGATGGGACGAAAAGACCCCGTGAACCTTTACTACAGCTTAGCACTGACCTTGGTCATCGGATGTGTAGGATAGGCCGGAGGCTATGAAGCGGGTGCGCCAGCATTCGTGGAGCCGCCGTTGAAATACGGCCCTTCTGCTGCCTGAGGTCTAACTTGTGGATACAAGGACACTGTTTGGTGGGTAGTTTGACTGGGGTGGTCGCCTCCAAAAGCGTAACGGAGGCTTCCAAAGGTGCCCTCGGGCCGATTGGTAACCGGCCTAATAGAGTGTAAAGGCATAAGGGCGCTTGACTGGGAGGGAGACATCCCGAGCAGGAACGAAAGTTGGGCTTAGTGATCCGGTGCAAGTGTATGGAAACTGCATCGCTCAAAGGATAAAAGGTACTCCGGGGATAACAGGCTGATCCCCCCCAAGAGCTCATATCGACGGGGTGGTTTGGCACCTCGATGTCGGCTCGTCACATCCTGGGGCTGGAGAAGGTCCCAAGGGTTGGGCTGTTCGCCCATTAAAGTGGCACGCGAGCTGGGTTCAGAACGTCGTGAGACAGTTCGGTCTCTATCTATCGTGGGCGTGGGAGTCTTGAGTGGATCGGACACTAGTACGAGAGGACCGTGTTTGACTGACCTCCGGTTTACCGGTTGTACCGCCAGGTGCACCGCCGGGTATCCGCGTCGGGATCGGATAAGCGCTGAAAGCATCTAAGTGCGAAGCCGGCCACAAGATGAGGGCTCCATTGAGGGTCGTCGTAGACTACGACGTTGATAGGGTGCAGGTGTAAAGACGGTGACGTCAAAGCCGAGCACTACTAATTGCCCGAAGGCTTTCGCTGTGAAGCGCATGCTTTCAACTGTGAGCAGTTTGATGAATGAAGTTAGAGCTTCGGTCTATGTGTGGTATGTCAACCTTATACCGGTACGTCCAGAAGACATGGCGTATTGAGAGATATTTCAGGTGGCTATTGCGGCGGGGTCCCACCTCTTCCCATTCCGAACAGAGAAGTTAAGCCCGCTTGCGCCGATGGTACTGCAATGCAATGCGGGAGAGTAGGAGGCTGCCATTTTTTTCAGAGAAGCCCTGATTCAGCAATGAGTCAGGGCTTTTTCGTTTTTGTGGGTTTCAGGGGCGTTATAACGGAATATCGTCATAACGTGATACCGTTATAACGTCAAGTATTCATAAGTCTTAGAAATAATTTCATAACTCCTAGAGATATTTTTATAAGTCTAGGAGTTATTTCAGTAACTCTTAGAGTTATTTTTGTAAATCATATACTAACGGGTACTAAGTATCATATTATCGGGTACAAAACACCATACTAACGGGTGCTAAGTGCCATACTTTTGAGTAAGAAAAAGTATCATTTCTGCATCTTCCTGTGTCACAGCGATTTCCGGTGACACTTTTTGGCATGCCCCCCCAAAAAAAATGAGGAAAAATGCCTTCCGTTTCCGAAATTTACAGTCGTAGACGTATCCGCTATCCGCAGTGATGCGTAAGCGTATCCGCTGTGACGTCTTGCAGGTCTTGCCATTTTTTTGCGGTAAAGACAGTGCTATAATGAAAAGTGTCACCGTAAACTGCAGTGAATCTGTAGCTTACAGATATGAAGAAAAATGCTTATTCATGAATATGTATTTTTGCTATGAGGGCAATTAACGAGTATGATAAAATGGTTCTTCGCTGGAATGACATGATAAATAATAGTAGAAAATTGACGCTTTGACACATTTGACACATTATTTATAAAAAGTCTCACGCGTACGTATACGCGCATGCGTACGCAAGAGGTTTTAATTATATGTCAAATGTGGCAAATGTGTCAATGGTGATCTCTTATAATTTGAAAAATCGTATGGATCTTATAGTTTTTTATTGATATTTCCTGACTATTATGGATTGATAATCCGAAATTATTTGTACCTTTGCAATCAAATTACCATTAGATATAAAAATATACAACCCCCAATAACGTTACAATTATGAAGATCAAGGTTTTCTTCTTCGCGGTTGCAGCCGCAGTACTGACATCTTGTAGCAGTGACGAGGTCAGTGACAACGAGTCAAATGTGATTAATCTTTCTGCTCAGGTGAGTGGTACAACCCGTGCAACGGCAACTGAAGAATTACAGAACACGCAGTTCGTTGCAGGCAAAACCATTCATGTTGATGTCTTTGAAACTGGGCAGACTACCCCTTATGCTAATGGAGACTATACAACAACTGACGGTGCCGGTGGCATGTCGGGTAATCTGGTGTATCCTGCATCGAAGCAAAACATTGATATTGAGGCCTATTATCCCTCAACAGTGACTTATTCTGCTACAACCTTTACGGTGTCGGCTACCCAGCAGACCGCTGCTCAGTATCAGGGGTGTGACTTGATGTATGCAAAGTTACAGAATCAGCCCAAGAAGGATGAGCACCAGTTGACTTTCAGTCACGCTTTGAGTAAGGTGATTGTTAATCTGTCAGCAGGTAATGGCGTTTCAGCTTCTGATATCACTTCAAAAGTGACGGCAGTGACGCTGAATGGCAGTAAATTGACAGCAAACATCAACAAGGGTGTGGTTTCTTCTGCATCTGGCAGTACGTCAAGTATTGATGTGACGGGTAGTAATGTGCTCAGCAATGTAGGTATCATTGTGCCGCAGACCATTACTAGCGGAACGGCATTTATCTCTGTTACCTATGGTGGTCAGACTTATACTTACAGTCTGTCATCAGACAAGGTTTTTGCTGCAGGTAAGCAGTACACCTATACACTAACATTGAATGCCGGTGGTATTTCATTGAAGTCACAGACTATTACTGACTGGGTTTCAGAAACGGGCGGTTCAGGTACAATCACCATTTAAATTAACAGGCAATTCGTTGGCTTTGTCTATGAATACGCGGCGATGGTCATTTCTGTTGTCGGCAGTCTTGCTGCTGACGGGCTGTTCTCAAAGCAGTTCGCCGGGTAGTGGTGATGAAGTGCCCATAGCTATGCGCCTGTCCATTGGTATTAACACATCGACCAACAATGCCCGTCAGACACGTGCTGATGTAGATATACAGTCTGCACAGTTTGATGCCGGTGAAACGGTTGGTGTTTACTTCCCAGCCAATGTGTCGGTGACCAATACCACATATACGACAACCAACAGCAGTGGGGCTACCACTTGCACCTTGGCAACACCTTATTTGTTACCAGACGCCATAGTAGCAAGTGCCCATGGTTATTACCCTGTATCTGTAACTCAAACCACGACCTCGTTCACGGTGCAGCAAAATCAGAATGAGGATGCAGCTTATAAAGCCAGTGATTTGATGTATGCCTATATTCCTTTTTTGAAGAAAGATAACGGTACCGTGACTGGTCATTTGGTTTTCCAGCATCAGATGTCGAAAATCAGAATGAGGGTAACTGCTGATAAGGGTATTGATACAATTAAGGTTATCCGGATTATTGGTGGTAATCGTACTGTGGCTGTGTCTATGCCACGTTGTAAATTAGGCACAACGAGCCATCCCAACACTGACACAGATTTTATCACGGTTTATACCAACGGACATACAAAGAAGGTTGAATGTGCCTTTATCCTGCCACCGCAGGTATTGCAGGGAAACTTCATTCAGATAGACACAAATTTGGGTACAGCCACATTTAAGGTGACAGCAACGACCTTAGAGTCCGGTGGTAGTTACGATTTGCCCATTAATATTGCTACTTCGTGTATTGATGCAGTGACCCTTATTACGGGATGGGACGACAGCGAAGGAGAATCGGGCAGTTTTGAGTTGTAAAATAGCGAAACGTGAAGAGAATAAGTTACATATTATTGCTTGTAGCACTGCTTCTTACAGGATGCACAGAGACGGAAGAGTCCTCTAAAGACAGAAATGGCATTCCTGTTAGCCTGTCGTCGTATGTGCTTTCCACGCGTGCTGCCCAGAACCTGAATGTAGGTCATCTGACTGATGGCGAGAATGTGGCAGTCAGAATTACGCATGATGCTACGACAACCCTCTATACCTATCAGACTGACGGTAGTGGGAATATGACTGATGTCAGTGCAACGAAAGCATATTATCCTGCTGACGGTTCTACGGTGGATATTGCCGCCTGTTATCCTGCTACGGCAGGCACCACTTTCAGTGTAGCAGCCGACCAGCAGAGCGATGCCAATTATAAGGCGAGCGATTTGCTGTTTGCCAGCGTGAGCAGTCAGACTCTTCAAACTACAGCCGTTCCCCTGATGTTCAGTCATAAGATGTCAAAACTGATGGTTAATGCTACTGCAGGTGGCAGTGTGGGCAATATCACAGGTGTGGAAATCCAGAATGTGAAGCGTAGCGTCACGTTTAATCAGACCACGGGTGCCACGGCTTTGACGGGCTCAGCCTCTACTATTACAATGTCAAATAACGGTGCAGCCCTTTTACCTCCGCAGACTATTGATGGTCA containing:
- a CDS encoding fimbrillin family protein, which encodes MNTRRWSFLLSAVLLLTGCSQSSSPGSGDEVPIAMRLSIGINTSTNNARQTRADVDIQSAQFDAGETVGVYFPANVSVTNTTYTTTNSSGATTCTLATPYLLPDAIVASAHGYYPVSVTQTTTSFTVQQNQNEDAAYKASDLMYAYIPFLKKDNGTVTGHLVFQHQMSKIRMRVTADKGIDTIKVIRIIGGNRTVAVSMPRCKLGTTSHPNTDTDFITVYTNGHTKKVECAFILPPQVLQGNFIQIDTNLGTATFKVTATTLESGGSYDLPINIATSCIDAVTLITGWDDSEGESGSFEL
- a CDS encoding fimbrillin family protein — encoded protein: MKIKVFFFAVAAAVLTSCSSDEVSDNESNVINLSAQVSGTTRATATEELQNTQFVAGKTIHVDVFETGQTTPYANGDYTTTDGAGGMSGNLVYPASKQNIDIEAYYPSTVTYSATTFTVSATQQTAAQYQGCDLMYAKLQNQPKKDEHQLTFSHALSKVIVNLSAGNGVSASDITSKVTAVTLNGSKLTANINKGVVSSASGSTSSIDVTGSNVLSNVGIIVPQTITSGTAFISVTYGGQTYTYSLSSDKVFAAGKQYTYTLTLNAGGISLKSQTITDWVSETGGSGTITI